A region of Candidatus Zixiibacteriota bacterium DNA encodes the following proteins:
- a CDS encoding sigma-54 dependent transcriptional regulator, translated as MARILVVDDEPKMTSLVCGELEDAGHRVTTCVDPAKALNLIDEHAYDIVVTDLSMPGVSGLEILHKALNQAGTEVIMMTAYGTVETAVEALKKGAADYLLKPFSLEELVLLVERLVKKQQLESLSGHFEQELKTLTSSKFVGESPAAQKVRDLIARVAMTDSTVLLTGCSGTGKEVAARMVHELSARRNRPFIAVNCAALTETLLESELFGHEKGAFTGAVDRKRGRFELAHTGTIFLDEIGEMSLGLQSKLLRILEEHQLVRVGGVDTIDIDVRVVAATNRDLKEQLGQGAFREDLFYRLNVFPIEMPNLIDRPEDIIPLAEHFLAHMNYQHQSLGKLVEDLLLKYDWPGNARELRNAIERAMILAGDDPLSTEDFSLEVDISPLKATDTTNSGGLEQIEKQMILDALEKTKGNKTEAARLLQITRRRLYSRMKAHDIRN; from the coding sequence ATGGCTCGTATACTCGTAGTTGACGATGAACCGAAAATGACCTCTCTGGTCTGCGGTGAACTGGAAGATGCAGGACACCGCGTGACAACCTGTGTCGATCCGGCCAAAGCATTGAACCTGATCGACGAGCACGCCTATGATATTGTCGTCACCGATCTTTCGATGCCGGGAGTATCGGGTTTGGAGATACTCCACAAAGCCCTGAATCAGGCCGGAACCGAGGTCATAATGATGACTGCCTACGGAACAGTCGAAACGGCTGTTGAGGCTCTGAAAAAAGGTGCCGCTGATTATTTACTGAAACCATTCTCACTGGAAGAGCTTGTCTTGCTGGTAGAGAGGCTCGTCAAAAAGCAACAGTTGGAGTCGCTCTCTGGTCACTTTGAACAAGAGCTAAAAACACTCACGTCCAGCAAATTCGTCGGTGAATCTCCTGCCGCACAAAAAGTCAGGGACCTGATCGCCAGAGTAGCCATGACGGATTCGACCGTCTTGCTCACCGGCTGTTCCGGGACCGGCAAGGAAGTAGCAGCACGGATGGTGCATGAGTTGTCCGCTAGGAGGAACCGACCATTTATAGCCGTCAACTGTGCTGCCCTGACCGAAACCCTGCTGGAATCGGAACTATTTGGTCATGAAAAAGGAGCTTTCACTGGAGCGGTTGATCGCAAAAGAGGACGGTTTGAACTGGCCCACACCGGTACTATTTTTCTAGACGAGATCGGAGAAATGTCACTGGGTCTACAATCGAAGCTGCTCCGGATTCTCGAAGAACACCAGCTCGTTCGCGTCGGCGGAGTTGACACCATTGATATTGATGTTCGGGTAGTGGCGGCAACTAATCGTGATTTGAAAGAGCAATTGGGCCAGGGTGCTTTCCGCGAAGACCTATTCTATCGACTCAATGTCTTTCCGATAGAGATGCCCAACCTTATCGATCGACCCGAGGATATTATCCCGCTAGCTGAACACTTCCTGGCTCATATGAACTATCAGCATCAATCGTTGGGCAAGCTAGTTGAGGACCTACTCTTGAAATACGACTGGCCAGGGAATGCTCGAGAGTTGAGAAACGCCATTGAACGAGCCATGATCCTGGCCGGTGATGATCCTCTGTCTACTGAGGATTTTTCACTAGAGGTTGACATTTCCCCACTGAAAGCTACCGACACAACCAACTCAGGGGGATTGGAACAGATTGAAAAACAGATGATTCTTGATGCTCTGGAGAAGACCAAAGGCAACAAAACTGAGGCTGCCAGACTGCTCCAGATCACCCGGCGACGCCTTTACAGCCGGATGAAGGCACACGATATCAGGAATTAG